In the genome of Gordonia rubripertincta, one region contains:
- the ypfJ gene encoding KPN_02809 family neutral zinc metallopeptidase codes for MTFQGSGSIGTGNVSGGGGGGGVGRIALGGGAGLIITIVALLFGVNPGELLGSQTPQQGTSSGAAEIQQQLDSCTWEMANENTICRIKATTVSLDDVWSELMPGYQPPKTVIFADSVNTGCGAASAATGPFYCPADRTAYFDPSFFTQLRRMGGSDGPLAQEYVVAHEYGHHVQNLTGALAKGQRMGSQGPRSGSVRVELQADCLAGVWAYHADNGPDALLAPISEQQIATVIQTAKAIGDDTIQGPGSNPEGWTHGSATQRAKWFGIGYQSGDPNRCDTFATNDL; via the coding sequence GTGACATTCCAAGGCAGCGGATCGATCGGCACCGGCAACGTCTCCGGCGGGGGCGGTGGTGGCGGTGTCGGGCGGATCGCGCTCGGCGGTGGTGCGGGTCTCATCATCACGATCGTGGCGTTGCTGTTCGGCGTGAACCCGGGCGAACTCCTCGGCAGCCAGACTCCCCAGCAGGGCACTTCGTCGGGTGCGGCCGAGATCCAGCAGCAGCTCGACTCCTGCACCTGGGAGATGGCGAACGAGAACACCATCTGCCGGATCAAGGCGACCACGGTCAGCCTCGACGACGTGTGGTCGGAACTCATGCCGGGCTACCAGCCGCCGAAGACGGTCATCTTCGCCGACTCCGTGAACACCGGGTGCGGTGCGGCGAGTGCCGCGACCGGGCCGTTCTACTGTCCCGCCGACCGGACCGCCTACTTCGATCCGTCGTTCTTCACCCAGTTGCGCCGCATGGGCGGCAGCGACGGCCCCCTCGCCCAGGAGTACGTGGTGGCCCACGAGTACGGCCACCACGTGCAGAACCTGACCGGCGCCCTGGCCAAGGGCCAGCGGATGGGTTCGCAGGGACCGCGGTCGGGGTCGGTGCGCGTGGAACTGCAGGCCGACTGCCTCGCCGGCGTCTGGGCGTACCACGCGGACAACGGTCCCGACGCGCTCCTCGCCCCCATCTCCGAGCAGCAGATCGCGACCGTCATCCAGACCGCGAAGGCGATCGGCGACGACACCATCCAGGGGCCCGGCTCCAACCCCGAGGGCTGGACGCACGGCTCGGCCACGCAACGCGCGAAGTGGTTCGGCATCGGATACCAGTCGGGCGACCCCAACCGGTGCGACACCTTCGCGACCAACGATCTCTGA
- the aspS gene encoding aspartate--tRNA ligase: MLRTHSAGSLRRADASQTVTVAGWVARRRDHGGVVFIDLRDSTGLVQVVFREESVAAAAHRLRAEYCVAVTGVVEVRPEGSENPNLSSGEIEINAVGLEVLNESAPLPFQLDESPGEEARLRHRYLDLRREGPSAALRLRSKANAAARGVLAARDFVEIETPTLTRSTPEGARDFLVPARLQPGTFYALPQSPQLFKQLLMVAGMERYYQIARCYRDEDFRADRQPEFTQLDIEMSFVDQDDVIAVAEEILVALWKLIGVDISTPIPRMTYADAMRRFGSDKPDLRFGIELVECAEYFANTPFRVFQAPYVGAVVMPGGASQPRRQLDAWQEWAKQRGARGLAYVLIAEDGTLSGPVAKNLSEEERAGLAAHVGAKPGDCVFFGAGEVKPTRALLGAARGEIASKLGLINPDDWAFVWVVDAPMFEPTADATASGDVALGHSAWTAVHHAFTSPKPESIEKLDTDPGEALAYAYDIVCNGNEIGGGSIRIHQRDVQERVFEIMGIGHDEAQEKFGFLLDAFAYGAPPHGGIAFGWDRITALLAGESSIREVIAFPKSGGGVDPLTDAPAAITPQQRKESGIDAKPAPRGGAEQAEGAPEKAAGEKAAADK, translated from the coding sequence GTGCTCCGCACGCATTCCGCAGGTTCGCTGCGCCGGGCCGACGCGTCGCAGACCGTCACCGTCGCCGGTTGGGTCGCGCGCCGACGCGACCATGGCGGTGTGGTGTTCATCGACCTGCGCGACTCCACCGGCCTGGTGCAGGTGGTGTTCCGCGAGGAGTCGGTCGCCGCGGCCGCCCACCGTCTGCGCGCCGAGTACTGCGTCGCCGTCACCGGCGTGGTCGAAGTCCGTCCCGAGGGCAGCGAGAACCCGAACCTGAGCTCCGGCGAGATCGAGATCAACGCCGTCGGACTCGAGGTGCTCAACGAGTCGGCGCCGCTGCCGTTCCAGCTCGACGAGTCGCCGGGTGAAGAGGCGCGTCTGCGTCACCGCTACCTCGACCTCCGCCGCGAGGGCCCGAGCGCCGCCCTGCGCCTGCGGTCGAAGGCCAACGCGGCAGCCCGCGGTGTCCTCGCCGCCCGCGACTTCGTGGAGATCGAGACCCCGACGCTGACCCGCTCGACGCCCGAGGGGGCCCGCGACTTCCTGGTGCCCGCGCGTCTGCAGCCGGGCACCTTCTACGCCCTGCCGCAGAGCCCGCAGCTGTTCAAGCAGCTGCTGATGGTCGCGGGCATGGAGCGCTACTACCAGATCGCGCGTTGCTACCGCGACGAGGACTTCCGCGCCGACCGTCAACCCGAGTTCACCCAGCTCGACATCGAGATGAGCTTCGTCGACCAGGACGACGTCATCGCGGTCGCCGAGGAGATCCTGGTGGCGCTGTGGAAGCTGATCGGCGTCGACATCTCGACCCCGATCCCGCGCATGACCTACGCCGACGCGATGCGCCGCTTCGGTTCGGACAAGCCCGATCTGCGTTTCGGCATCGAACTCGTCGAGTGCGCCGAGTACTTCGCGAACACCCCGTTCCGCGTCTTCCAGGCCCCGTATGTCGGCGCCGTCGTCATGCCGGGCGGTGCATCGCAGCCGCGTCGTCAGCTCGACGCCTGGCAGGAGTGGGCGAAGCAGCGCGGCGCCCGCGGCCTCGCGTACGTGCTCATCGCCGAGGACGGCACGCTGTCCGGTCCGGTCGCCAAGAACCTGTCCGAGGAGGAGCGCGCCGGTCTGGCCGCCCACGTCGGCGCGAAGCCGGGCGACTGCGTGTTCTTCGGTGCGGGAGAGGTCAAGCCGACCCGCGCACTGCTCGGTGCGGCCCGCGGCGAGATCGCCTCCAAGCTCGGTCTGATCAACCCGGACGACTGGGCGTTCGTGTGGGTTGTCGATGCGCCGATGTTCGAGCCGACCGCCGACGCCACCGCGTCCGGCGATGTCGCGCTCGGCCACTCGGCCTGGACCGCGGTGCACCACGCGTTCACCTCGCCCAAGCCGGAGTCGATCGAGAAGCTGGACACCGATCCGGGCGAAGCCCTGGCCTACGCCTACGACATCGTCTGCAACGGCAACGAGATCGGCGGCGGCTCGATCCGTATCCATCAGCGCGACGTCCAGGAGCGCGTCTTCGAGATCATGGGCATCGGCCACGACGAGGCGCAGGAGAAGTTCGGCTTCCTCCTCGACGCCTTCGCCTACGGCGCCCCGCCGCACGGCGGCATCGCCTTCGGCTGGGACCGCATCACCGCGCTGCTCGCCGGTGAGTCCTCCATCCGCGAGGTCATCGCCTTCCCGAAGTCCGGCGGCGGCGTCGACCCGCTGACCGATGCGCCCGCGGCCATCACCCCGCAGCAGCGCAAGGAGTCGGGCATCGACGCCAAGCCGGCACCGCGCGGTGGAGCCGAGCAGGCCGAGGGCGCCCCCGAGAAGGCTGCCGGGGAAAAGGCAGCAGCCGAC